TCGATGCTCATTCGGCACACGGTGTGCCGTTTTTTGGAATCTCGCGGATTCAAAGTTGAAACCGCTGCCAATGGAATTGCAGCCCTTGAAATCCTGCAGCTCATCCGCCCGGACCTGATCGTTACCGATCTGCAAATGCCCCAGCTGAGCGGCTATGAACTGATTGACACGCTCAAGGCCGATGAAAAAACCGCGGGCATTCCCATTTTGGTTCTGGCCGCCAAACCATCTGCCGAGATTCACCTAGATAAGCGAGTGCATACCCTCATTTACAAAGACCTGAACGTTGAAGAACAGATGGACCAAGCTCTTGAAAGCCTTTTTCCGCGGCCTGCCACAAGTTGAATCGTTTACCGCAACGCCAGCGACGCTTCAGCGGAGAAATCTGCTCCAGCAAAATCTTTTGCTCTGAGCTTGGGGAACGCCGCTGCCGCGATCATGGCAGCGTTGTCAGTAGAAAGCTTTCGTGACGGAAAATAAACCGCCAAGCCTGCCTCCGCCGCTCGCTTCGCAAATGTCTCCCTCAATTCTCGATTTGCCGCCACGCCTCCCGTGACGAACAGCGTGCGTGCATCGCGTTCCTGTGCTGCCTGCAAGGTTTTGCCGACTAAATCTTCCACTACGGCGCGCTGAAAAGATGCCACCAGATCCAGCGTTCGCTTGTCGCAGAGCGCCAGCACGTCTGCCGCCGTGGGCTTGCCGGTCCCTGTCAGTGCCTGCTGTCGCGCAATGATCGATTCGCGCATTCCTTCCAGTCCAACGTAACGCAGCACGGCAGTCTTGATTCCGCTAAAGGAAAAATCGTGCGGCGTCTGCTCGGCCTTCGGCGTTCCACGATTGCCATGCTTGATCTGCGACGGAACGAACTTCACTGCCTTGGGATTGCCATGCAGAGCCAGTGCGTCAATCACCGGCCCTCCGGGATAGCCGAGCCCCAGCAGTTTTGCCACTTTGTCATACGCCTCGCCGGCGGCGTCATCGCGCGTGCGTCCGATGTTTTTATAAGCCCAGCCATGCTCGCGTTGTTCCGCCAGAAACAAGTGCGTATGCCCGCCGGAAACCACCAGCGCCAGCAAAGGAAAATCAATCTGGAAATTCCCTTTCTGCTTTTCTTCCAACAGCACCGCGTGAATATGTCCTTCAAGATGGTTCACGGTGATCAGCGGCTTTTCCAGCGCAAACGCCAGCGCCTTGGCATAACTGATGCCCACCAGCAGCGCTCCAGCCAGCCCGGGGCCTTGTGTCACGGCGATCGCGTCAATCGACTCATACGTTTTGCCGGCTTCTGCCAGCGCCTGCCGCACCACAGGAACAATCGCCCGCAAATGCTCGCGTGACGCCAACTCCGGCACCACGCCGCCATACGGCTGGTGCGTTGCGATCTGTGAGGACACTACGTTTGAAAGCAGATGCTCGCCATTGCTCACTACGGCGGCGGCGGTCTCGTCGCATGAACTCTCAATCCCCAGAATGTAATTCTCAGACATATATCTAATATTATAAAAACTGTACTTCACCGCAGAGGGCGCTTACCGCACAGGACGTAAGGGTTCGCAATGAAAAAGCCCGAACTTTACCACTCATGAACACGGGTGACACTATTGATTAGAGATATCGATGGATGATCGTGAAAATATAATTTTCTTCTTTGCGCCCTTCGCGTCCTTTGCGGTGAAAAAGAAATGAACCTAACCTCCAACAAAGCGATTGAAGCCACGCGCATCGCCCGCACGCTGCGCGAACAGGGATATTCCGCCTATCTCGTTGGCGGCTGCGTCCGTGATCTGCTTCTTGATCGCGAACCCGCCGACTATGACGTTGCCACTTCCGCCACGCCGCATGAAGTCATCCGCATCTTTCCGCAGACTTTTGCCGTGGGCGCTCAGTTCGGCGTAGTGCTTGTCCCTGTGTTTCGAAATACTGACGCCGGCGAGCGGGCTAACTACGCCATTGAAGTTGCAACCTTCCGCAGTGATGGCGCTTACTCTGACGGCCGCCACCCCGATGAAGTCCAGTTCTCCAAAGACGCGCGCATGGACGTGCAGCGCCGCGACTTCACCATCAACGGCCTTCTGCTCGATCCCGATACCCGCGAAGTCCTCGACTACGTCGGCGGACGCGAAGACCTGAAGCAGGGAATCATCCGCACCATCGGCGAAGCACATCACCGTTTTGCTGAAGACAAGCTGCGCATGCTCCGCGCCGTGCGCTTTGCCGCCCGCTTCGGCTACTCAATTGAAGCGCAGACCTTCGCTTCTATCCGTGAACTCGCTCCGCAAATCCATCAGGTCAGCCATGAGCGCGTGCGCGACGAAATCCTGAAAATGCTCACAGAAGGCCATGCGCGCCGCGCCTTTGAGCTGCTAGACCAGACCAATCTCCTGGAGCAGGTGCTGCCGGAAATCAAAAAGATGCAGGGCGTCGCCCAGCCGCCGCAATATCACCCCGAGGGCGACGTCTGGGTCCACACGCTCATGCTTCTGGAAGGCCTGCCCGCAGGCTGTTCCAAAACTCTGGCCTTGGGCGCCTTGCTGCATGACGTGGGCAAGCCGCCGACGTTTCGCGTTGCGCCAGACCGCATCCGCTTTGACGGCCATGCTGAAATCGGCACAAAAATGGCCGCCGAAATCTGCCGCCGCTTCCGCCTCTCCAATGACGATACAGACCAGGTGCTCTCGCTGGTCGCCAACCACATGCGCTTTGGCGATGTCCAGCGCATGAAGGATTCCACGCTCAAGCGCTTCTTCCGTCTGCCCCGCTTTGACCAGCATCTGGAACTGCATCGCCTCGACTGCCAGAGCAGCCATCGCGACCTCAGTCTGTATGAGTTCGCGAAAGAAAAATTCCACACGCTGCCTGCTGAACAGATCCGTCCCACGCCTCTAATCACCGGCGCTGACCTGATCGCCGCCGGCTATAAACCAGGGCCGATGTTCAAGGAATTGCTGACCGCCGTGGAAGACGCGCAGTTGGATGGCAAGATCAGCACGAAAGAGGAAGCGATGGAGTTGGTGCGAGAGAAAGTCGGAGCGCTTTCCGATCACGGCGATGTCGCGCGATAACGGCGAT
This portion of the Terriglobia bacterium genome encodes:
- a CDS encoding response regulator, producing the protein MLALVIDDSMLIRHTVCRFLESRGFKVETAANGIAALEILQLIRPDLIVTDLQMPQLSGYELIDTLKADEKTAGIPILVLAAKPSAEIHLDKRVHTLIYKDLNVEEQMDQALESLFPRPATS
- the tsaD gene encoding tRNA (adenosine(37)-N6)-threonylcarbamoyltransferase complex transferase subunit TsaD gives rise to the protein MSENYILGIESSCDETAAAVVSNGEHLLSNVVSSQIATHQPYGGVVPELASREHLRAIVPVVRQALAEAGKTYESIDAIAVTQGPGLAGALLVGISYAKALAFALEKPLITVNHLEGHIHAVLLEEKQKGNFQIDFPLLALVVSGGHTHLFLAEQREHGWAYKNIGRTRDDAAGEAYDKVAKLLGLGYPGGPVIDALALHGNPKAVKFVPSQIKHGNRGTPKAEQTPHDFSFSGIKTAVLRYVGLEGMRESIIARQQALTGTGKPTAADVLALCDKRTLDLVASFQRAVVEDLVGKTLQAAQERDARTLFVTGGVAANRELRETFAKRAAEAGLAVYFPSRKLSTDNAAMIAAAAFPKLRAKDFAGADFSAEASLALR
- a CDS encoding CCA tRNA nucleotidyltransferase, whose amino-acid sequence is MNLTSNKAIEATRIARTLREQGYSAYLVGGCVRDLLLDREPADYDVATSATPHEVIRIFPQTFAVGAQFGVVLVPVFRNTDAGERANYAIEVATFRSDGAYSDGRHPDEVQFSKDARMDVQRRDFTINGLLLDPDTREVLDYVGGREDLKQGIIRTIGEAHHRFAEDKLRMLRAVRFAARFGYSIEAQTFASIRELAPQIHQVSHERVRDEILKMLTEGHARRAFELLDQTNLLEQVLPEIKKMQGVAQPPQYHPEGDVWVHTLMLLEGLPAGCSKTLALGALLHDVGKPPTFRVAPDRIRFDGHAEIGTKMAAEICRRFRLSNDDTDQVLSLVANHMRFGDVQRMKDSTLKRFFRLPRFDQHLELHRLDCQSSHRDLSLYEFAKEKFHTLPAEQIRPTPLITGADLIAAGYKPGPMFKELLTAVEDAQLDGKISTKEEAMELVREKVGALSDHGDVAR